A region of uncultured Desulfobacter sp. DNA encodes the following proteins:
- a CDS encoding RNA-binding S4 domain-containing protein, translating to MTEKRTVYITRATVELYKVLKFENLASSGGEAKHMIADGLVRVNGQIETRKRKQIFPGDVIEFYDITLDVCMEK from the coding sequence ATGACTGAAAAAAGAACTGTTTATATTACCCGCGCCACTGTGGAATTATATAAAGTGCTCAAATTCGAAAATCTTGCGTCCAGCGGCGGCGAAGCCAAGCACATGATTGCCGACGGGCTGGTCCGGGTTAACGGGCAGATTGAGACAAGAAAAAGAAAACAAATTTTCCCCGGCGATGTTATAGAATTTTACGATATCACCCTTGATGTCTGCATGGAGAAATGA